The Larimichthys crocea isolate SSNF chromosome X, L_crocea_2.0, whole genome shotgun sequence genome segment GGAGGTGGACTACAGTATATATTGACCTCGATTTGGGGCAAAGAGACAGAACAAGCCACCGGAGCAAAGCTAAGAAGAGCAAGCAACTTCTACGTCTGCAGCAAGACACCAACTACAAGCCATCATGAAGACTCTgactctcctctccatctgtgcTCTTCTCTCAGTGTGCTGGTCCATGGGAGGTAAGACGAGCTCTTTAAGTCTGTGTTATTTGGAAACGTGTTAGCAGCTGCATTAGGGAGATAACAGTGTTGTTCTGTGACCCTCAGCTATCGAACCAGAGGTTGTCGTTGACGACACTGTCGATGATGCTGCAGCCGCTGACCCCGCTCCCGCCGCCGCCgattcatcctcctcttcagagTCATCCTCCGAGTCCAGCTCCGATTCCTCCTCTGCATCTGACTCCAACTCTTCCTCCGACTCAGCGTCCGATTCCAACTCCGACTCgtcctcttcgtcctcttcatcctcctcttccgAGTCAGCCGAATCTTCCGAGTCTTCCGAGTCTTCTGAGTCC includes the following:
- the bglapl gene encoding bone gamma-carboxyglutamate (gla) protein, like; the protein is MKTLTLLSICALLSVCWSMGAIEPEVVVDDTVDDAAAADPAPAAADSSSSSESSSESSSDSSSASDSNSSSDSASDSNSDSSSSSSSSSSSESAESSESSESSESSESASSESNSDSNSDSSSSSSSSSSESASDEATQAPAVVVKRDLASVLLRRRRSPGGQLSLLQLESLREVCEVNDACDEMAETAGIVAAYTAYYGPVPF